Proteins co-encoded in one Desulfosalsimonas propionicica genomic window:
- a CDS encoding B12-binding domain-containing radical SAM protein, producing MKFKLIYPKWAKLARQTEFHLPPHGPVVFAASLPDDVEVTFVDENLQDIDFDESVDMVGISMMLTIQVKRGWQIADHYRKKGICVIFGGIAATLHAEETAQRADAVFLGEAEGKMDQVFDDFRNNRLQKFYNALEAPPAIENVGPARRDILNKSLYNYRGIQMVDLVHASRGCRFNCYPCAVAYLGGRRFRPRPVDRTIGEIAGIDNNRLFLVDNSLAQDTQWEKDLFAEMIPLKKNWCSHPIEDDPAVLDLAAQAGAWFVYQAVFDTSDYIRERIRRYHDHGIAVEGTILLGLDRHTEDFIKELVDFLLEIELDLAEFTVLTPFPHTRAWDRLHGENRIFSYDWDDYTADKVVYHPKQMSAERLQELLFYAWDTFYAGKPQQMRMFELFQKVMRKEKASGTFQPRDRNLIDQAFGRPVKR from the coding sequence ATGAAATTCAAACTTATCTATCCCAAATGGGCCAAGCTGGCCCGTCAGACCGAATTTCACCTTCCCCCCCACGGGCCGGTGGTCTTTGCCGCAAGCCTTCCCGACGACGTGGAAGTCACATTCGTGGATGAAAACCTCCAAGACATTGATTTTGATGAATCCGTGGACATGGTGGGCATTTCCATGATGCTGACCATCCAGGTCAAACGGGGATGGCAGATCGCCGACCATTACCGGAAAAAGGGAATTTGTGTGATTTTCGGCGGCATTGCCGCAACCCTTCATGCCGAGGAAACCGCGCAGCGCGCGGATGCCGTGTTTCTGGGCGAGGCCGAAGGAAAAATGGACCAGGTCTTTGATGATTTCCGCAACAACCGGCTGCAGAAATTCTACAACGCCCTGGAAGCGCCCCCGGCCATTGAAAACGTGGGCCCGGCCCGAAGGGATATTTTAAACAAGAGCCTCTACAATTACCGGGGCATCCAGATGGTGGACCTGGTGCACGCCTCCCGGGGCTGCCGGTTTAACTGCTATCCATGCGCGGTTGCCTACCTGGGCGGCCGCCGTTTCCGGCCGCGGCCCGTTGACCGGACAATCGGGGAAATCGCCGGCATTGACAACAACCGCCTGTTTCTGGTGGACAACTCCCTTGCCCAGGACACCCAATGGGAAAAGGACTTGTTTGCCGAAATGATCCCTTTGAAAAAAAACTGGTGCAGCCATCCCATCGAGGACGACCCCGCAGTCCTGGACCTGGCTGCCCAAGCCGGGGCCTGGTTTGTTTACCAGGCGGTGTTTGACACCTCGGATTACATCCGGGAGCGCATCCGGCGCTATCACGATCACGGCATTGCCGTGGAAGGCACCATTTTGCTGGGCCTTGACCGGCATACCGAGGATTTTATCAAGGAACTGGTGGATTTTCTGCTGGAAATTGAACTGGACCTGGCCGAATTTACCGTGCTCACCCCGTTTCCCCACACCCGGGCCTGGGACCGGCTCCACGGAGAAAACCGGATTTTCTCCTATGACTGGGACGATTACACCGCAGACAAGGTGGTTTATCACCCAAAGCAGATGAGCGCCGAGCGCCTGCAGGAACTGCTGTTTTACGCCTGGGATACCTTTTACGCCGGCAAACCCCAGCAGATGCGCATGTTTGAGCTTTTCCAAAAGGTTATGCGCAAGGAAAAGGCAAGCGGCACGTTTCAGCCCAGGGACCGCAACCTGATCGACCAGGCATTCGGCCGGCCGGTGAAACGATAG
- a CDS encoding phosphopantetheine-binding protein, producing the protein MQQLIDELKTKIVDTLYLEDITPGEIDEKAPLVGGDLGIDSIDILELVMMVEQDYGVVIDNKEVGEKVFASVAALAEYIRDNRPQTADITG; encoded by the coding sequence ATGCAGCAGCTCATTGACGAACTCAAGACAAAGATTGTTGATACACTGTATCTAGAGGATATCACGCCCGGAGAAATCGACGAAAAAGCGCCCCTGGTAGGCGGCGATCTGGGCATTGACTCCATTGACATTCTGGAACTGGTAATGATGGTGGAGCAGGACTACGGCGTTGTCATTGACAACAAGGAGGTCGGGGAAAAAGTTTTTGCCTCTGTTGCCGCCCTGGCCGAATATATCCGGGACAACCGGCCTCAGACAGCAGACATCACCGGATAA